One genomic segment of Cygnus olor isolate bCygOlo1 chromosome 20, bCygOlo1.pri.v2, whole genome shotgun sequence includes these proteins:
- the RABGEF1 gene encoding rab5 GDP/GTP exchange factor isoform X2, which translates to MALRGAEEGAQEENLRRTLEPRKDATLFLAPARVGHRKKMNLKSERRGIHVDQSELLCKKGCGYYGNPAWQGFCSKCWREEYHKARQKQIQEDWELAERLQREEEEAYASSQSTQGAQSLTFSKFEEKKTNEKTRKVTTVKKFFTASSRAGAKKAAQEKIVKQGHLGRERNADNILRDLKEIFTPSWELASPTEAELQESKSPSPSINRQASIETDRVSKEFIEFLKTYHKPGQDIYKQCKLFLDAMNHKRDLSIEEQSECAQDFYQNVAEKLQTRWKVPPEKVEKAMDQIEKYIMTRQYKYVFCPETTDDEKKDLAVQKRIRALHWVTPQMLCVPVNEEIPEVSDMVVKAITDIIEMDSKRVPRDKLACITKCSKHIFNAIKITKNEPASADDFLPTLIYIVLKGNPPRLQSNIQYITRFCNPSRLMTGEDGYYFTNLCCAVAFIEKLDAQSLNLSQEDFDRFMTGQTSPKKQESDSWSPDVCLGVKQMYKNLDLLSQLNERQERIVSEAKKLEKDLIDWTDGVAKEVQDIVEKYPLEIKPKNQALAAIDSENVENDKLPPPLQPQVYAG; encoded by the exons gaagaaaatgaaccTGAAATCTGAACGCAGAGGAATTCACGTTGATCAGTCGGAGCTCCTGTGCAAGAAGGGATGTGGTTACTATGGCaatcctgcttggcagggctTTTGCTCCAAGTGCTGGAGAGAGGAATACCATAAGGCCAGGCAGAAACAGATTCAAGAGGATTGGGAGCTGGCAGAGCG GCTTCAGCGTGAGGAAGAAGAAGCATATGCCAGTAGTCAGAGTACCCAAGGGGCGCAGTCCCTGACCTTTTCAAAATTtgaggagaagaaaaccaaTGAGAAAACACGAAAGGTCActactgtgaagaagttcttcactgCTTCCTCCAGAGCAGGAGCTAAGAAGG cgGCTCAAGAGAAAATCGTTAAGCAAGGACACCTTGGGAGGGAGCGAAATGCTGATAACATTCTCAGGGATTTGAAGGAAATTTTTACTCCCTCCTGGGAACTGGCTTCCCCTACTGAAG CAGAGCTCCAAGAATCCAAGTCTCCCAGCCCTTCTATAAACAGGCAGGCTAGCATCGAGACAGATCGAGTATCCAAGGAATTCATAGAATTTCTCAAGACATATCATAAACCAGGACAAGATATCTATAAgcaatgtaaattatttttggaCGCAATGAATCATAAAAGG GACTTAAGTATTGAGGAGCAATCTGAATGTGCCCAGGACTTCTATCAAAATGTAGCAGAGAAATTACAGACACGCTGGAAAG TGCCCCCTGAAAAAGTTGAGAAAGCAATGGATCAGATCGAAAAATATATTATGACTCGACAGTATAAATACGTATTTTGTCCCGAAACAACTGATGATGAGAAGAAGGATCTTGCTGTCCAGAAGAGAATCAG GGCTTTGCACTGGGTAACTCCACAAATGCTGTGTGTTCCTGTCAATGAAGAAATTCCAGAAGTCTCTGATATGGTTGTAAAAGCAATTACAG ATATTATCGAGATGGATTCAAAGCGTGTGCCTCGTGATAAATTAGCATGCATCACCAAGTGCAGCAAGCACATCTTTAATGCTATAAAGATCACAAAAAATGAACCAGCTTCTGCTGATGACTTTCTTCCAACACttatatatattgttttgaaGGGAAACCCACCCCGTCTGCAGTCCAACATTCAATATATAACACGATTCTGTAATCCAAGCAGGTTAATGACAGGAGAAGATGGCTACTATTTTACCAATCTG TGCTGCGCTGTGGCCTTCATTGAAAAACTGGATGCTCAGTCCTTAAATCTAAGCCAAGAGGATTTTGATCGTTTTATGACTGGTCAGACATCCCCGAAGAAGCAAGAATCTGACAGCTGGTCACCGGATGTGTGCCTGGGTGTTAAGCAAATGTATAAAAACTTAGATCTCCTGTCTCAGTTGAATGAGAGACAGGAAAGAATTGTCAGTGAAGCCAAGAAGCTGGAGAAAGACCTGATAGATTGGACTGATGGAGTTGCAAAGGAAGTCCAAGATATTGTTGAGAAATATCCATTAGAAATTAAGCCAAAAAATCAAGCCTTAGCAGCTATTGACtctgaaaatgtggaaaatgacaAGCTGCCCCCACCACTGCAGCCTCAGGTTTATGCAGGATAA
- the RABGEF1 gene encoding rab5 GDP/GTP exchange factor isoform X9: MALRGAEEGAQEENLRRTLEPRKDATLFLAPARVGHRKKMNLKSERRGIHVDQSELLCKKGCGYYGNPAWQGFCSKCWREEYHKARQKQIQEDWELAERLQREEEEAYASSQSTQGAQSLTFSKFEEKKTNEKTRKVTTVKKFFTASSRAGAKKELQESKSPSPSINRQASIETDRVSKEFIEFLKTYHKPGQDIYKQCKLFLDAMNHKRDLSIEEQSECAQDFYQNVAEKLQTRWKVPPEKVEKAMDQIEKYIMTRQYKYVFCPETTDDEKKDLAVQKRIRALHWVTPQMLCVPVNEEIPEVSDMVVKAITDIIEMDSKRVPRDKLACITKCSKHIFNAIKITKNEPASADDFLPTLIYIVLKGNPPRLQSNIQYITRFCNPSRLMTGEDGYYFTNLCCAVAFIEKLDAQSLNLSQEDFDRFMTGQTSPKKQESDSWSPDVCLGVKQMYKNLDLLSQLNERQERIVSEAKKLEKDLIDWTDGVAKEVQDIVEKYPLEIKPKNQALAAIDSENVENDKLPPPLQPQVYAG, translated from the exons gaagaaaatgaaccTGAAATCTGAACGCAGAGGAATTCACGTTGATCAGTCGGAGCTCCTGTGCAAGAAGGGATGTGGTTACTATGGCaatcctgcttggcagggctTTTGCTCCAAGTGCTGGAGAGAGGAATACCATAAGGCCAGGCAGAAACAGATTCAAGAGGATTGGGAGCTGGCAGAGCG GCTTCAGCGTGAGGAAGAAGAAGCATATGCCAGTAGTCAGAGTACCCAAGGGGCGCAGTCCCTGACCTTTTCAAAATTtgaggagaagaaaaccaaTGAGAAAACACGAAAGGTCActactgtgaagaagttcttcactgCTTCCTCCAGAGCAGGAGCTAAGAAGG AGCTCCAAGAATCCAAGTCTCCCAGCCCTTCTATAAACAGGCAGGCTAGCATCGAGACAGATCGAGTATCCAAGGAATTCATAGAATTTCTCAAGACATATCATAAACCAGGACAAGATATCTATAAgcaatgtaaattatttttggaCGCAATGAATCATAAAAGG GACTTAAGTATTGAGGAGCAATCTGAATGTGCCCAGGACTTCTATCAAAATGTAGCAGAGAAATTACAGACACGCTGGAAAG TGCCCCCTGAAAAAGTTGAGAAAGCAATGGATCAGATCGAAAAATATATTATGACTCGACAGTATAAATACGTATTTTGTCCCGAAACAACTGATGATGAGAAGAAGGATCTTGCTGTCCAGAAGAGAATCAG GGCTTTGCACTGGGTAACTCCACAAATGCTGTGTGTTCCTGTCAATGAAGAAATTCCAGAAGTCTCTGATATGGTTGTAAAAGCAATTACAG ATATTATCGAGATGGATTCAAAGCGTGTGCCTCGTGATAAATTAGCATGCATCACCAAGTGCAGCAAGCACATCTTTAATGCTATAAAGATCACAAAAAATGAACCAGCTTCTGCTGATGACTTTCTTCCAACACttatatatattgttttgaaGGGAAACCCACCCCGTCTGCAGTCCAACATTCAATATATAACACGATTCTGTAATCCAAGCAGGTTAATGACAGGAGAAGATGGCTACTATTTTACCAATCTG TGCTGCGCTGTGGCCTTCATTGAAAAACTGGATGCTCAGTCCTTAAATCTAAGCCAAGAGGATTTTGATCGTTTTATGACTGGTCAGACATCCCCGAAGAAGCAAGAATCTGACAGCTGGTCACCGGATGTGTGCCTGGGTGTTAAGCAAATGTATAAAAACTTAGATCTCCTGTCTCAGTTGAATGAGAGACAGGAAAGAATTGTCAGTGAAGCCAAGAAGCTGGAGAAAGACCTGATAGATTGGACTGATGGAGTTGCAAAGGAAGTCCAAGATATTGTTGAGAAATATCCATTAGAAATTAAGCCAAAAAATCAAGCCTTAGCAGCTATTGACtctgaaaatgtggaaaatgacaAGCTGCCCCCACCACTGCAGCCTCAGGTTTATGCAGGATAA
- the RABGEF1 gene encoding rab5 GDP/GTP exchange factor isoform X4 has translation MGKKMNLKSERRGIHVDQSELLCKKGCGYYGNPAWQGFCSKCWREEYHKARQKQIQEDWELAERLQREEEEAYASSQSTQGAQSLTFSKFEEKKTNEKTRKVTTVKKFFTASSRAGAKKAAQEKIVKQGHLGRERNADNILRDLKEIFTPSWELASPTEVLAGKLKELQESKSPSPSINRQASIETDRVSKEFIEFLKTYHKPGQDIYKQCKLFLDAMNHKRDLSIEEQSECAQDFYQNVAEKLQTRWKVPPEKVEKAMDQIEKYIMTRQYKYVFCPETTDDEKKDLAVQKRIRALHWVTPQMLCVPVNEEIPEVSDMVVKAITDIIEMDSKRVPRDKLACITKCSKHIFNAIKITKNEPASADDFLPTLIYIVLKGNPPRLQSNIQYITRFCNPSRLMTGEDGYYFTNLCCAVAFIEKLDAQSLNLSQEDFDRFMTGQTSPKKQESDSWSPDVCLGVKQMYKNLDLLSQLNERQERIVSEAKKLEKDLIDWTDGVAKEVQDIVEKYPLEIKPKNQALAAIDSENVENDKLPPPLQPQVYAG, from the exons gaagaaaatgaaccTGAAATCTGAACGCAGAGGAATTCACGTTGATCAGTCGGAGCTCCTGTGCAAGAAGGGATGTGGTTACTATGGCaatcctgcttggcagggctTTTGCTCCAAGTGCTGGAGAGAGGAATACCATAAGGCCAGGCAGAAACAGATTCAAGAGGATTGGGAGCTGGCAGAGCG GCTTCAGCGTGAGGAAGAAGAAGCATATGCCAGTAGTCAGAGTACCCAAGGGGCGCAGTCCCTGACCTTTTCAAAATTtgaggagaagaaaaccaaTGAGAAAACACGAAAGGTCActactgtgaagaagttcttcactgCTTCCTCCAGAGCAGGAGCTAAGAAGG cgGCTCAAGAGAAAATCGTTAAGCAAGGACACCTTGGGAGGGAGCGAAATGCTGATAACATTCTCAGGGATTTGAAGGAAATTTTTACTCCCTCCTGGGAACTGGCTTCCCCTACTGAAG TGTTGGCTGGCAAATTGAAAG AGCTCCAAGAATCCAAGTCTCCCAGCCCTTCTATAAACAGGCAGGCTAGCATCGAGACAGATCGAGTATCCAAGGAATTCATAGAATTTCTCAAGACATATCATAAACCAGGACAAGATATCTATAAgcaatgtaaattatttttggaCGCAATGAATCATAAAAGG GACTTAAGTATTGAGGAGCAATCTGAATGTGCCCAGGACTTCTATCAAAATGTAGCAGAGAAATTACAGACACGCTGGAAAG TGCCCCCTGAAAAAGTTGAGAAAGCAATGGATCAGATCGAAAAATATATTATGACTCGACAGTATAAATACGTATTTTGTCCCGAAACAACTGATGATGAGAAGAAGGATCTTGCTGTCCAGAAGAGAATCAG GGCTTTGCACTGGGTAACTCCACAAATGCTGTGTGTTCCTGTCAATGAAGAAATTCCAGAAGTCTCTGATATGGTTGTAAAAGCAATTACAG ATATTATCGAGATGGATTCAAAGCGTGTGCCTCGTGATAAATTAGCATGCATCACCAAGTGCAGCAAGCACATCTTTAATGCTATAAAGATCACAAAAAATGAACCAGCTTCTGCTGATGACTTTCTTCCAACACttatatatattgttttgaaGGGAAACCCACCCCGTCTGCAGTCCAACATTCAATATATAACACGATTCTGTAATCCAAGCAGGTTAATGACAGGAGAAGATGGCTACTATTTTACCAATCTG TGCTGCGCTGTGGCCTTCATTGAAAAACTGGATGCTCAGTCCTTAAATCTAAGCCAAGAGGATTTTGATCGTTTTATGACTGGTCAGACATCCCCGAAGAAGCAAGAATCTGACAGCTGGTCACCGGATGTGTGCCTGGGTGTTAAGCAAATGTATAAAAACTTAGATCTCCTGTCTCAGTTGAATGAGAGACAGGAAAGAATTGTCAGTGAAGCCAAGAAGCTGGAGAAAGACCTGATAGATTGGACTGATGGAGTTGCAAAGGAAGTCCAAGATATTGTTGAGAAATATCCATTAGAAATTAAGCCAAAAAATCAAGCCTTAGCAGCTATTGACtctgaaaatgtggaaaatgacaAGCTGCCCCCACCACTGCAGCCTCAGGTTTATGCAGGATAA
- the RABGEF1 gene encoding rab5 GDP/GTP exchange factor isoform X7, with the protein MALRGAEEGAQEENLRRTLEPRKDATLFLAPARVGHRKKMNLKSERRGIHVDQSELLCKKGCGYYGNPAWQGFCSKCWREEYHKARQKQIQEDWELAERLQREEEEAYASSQSTQGAQSLTFSKFEEKKTNEKTRKVTTVKKFFTASSRAGAKKAELQESKSPSPSINRQASIETDRVSKEFIEFLKTYHKPGQDIYKQCKLFLDAMNHKRDLSIEEQSECAQDFYQNVAEKLQTRWKVPPEKVEKAMDQIEKYIMTRQYKYVFCPETTDDEKKDLAVQKRIRALHWVTPQMLCVPVNEEIPEVSDMVVKAITDIIEMDSKRVPRDKLACITKCSKHIFNAIKITKNEPASADDFLPTLIYIVLKGNPPRLQSNIQYITRFCNPSRLMTGEDGYYFTNLCCAVAFIEKLDAQSLNLSQEDFDRFMTGQTSPKKQESDSWSPDVCLGVKQMYKNLDLLSQLNERQERIVSEAKKLEKDLIDWTDGVAKEVQDIVEKYPLEIKPKNQALAAIDSENVENDKLPPPLQPQVYAG; encoded by the exons gaagaaaatgaaccTGAAATCTGAACGCAGAGGAATTCACGTTGATCAGTCGGAGCTCCTGTGCAAGAAGGGATGTGGTTACTATGGCaatcctgcttggcagggctTTTGCTCCAAGTGCTGGAGAGAGGAATACCATAAGGCCAGGCAGAAACAGATTCAAGAGGATTGGGAGCTGGCAGAGCG GCTTCAGCGTGAGGAAGAAGAAGCATATGCCAGTAGTCAGAGTACCCAAGGGGCGCAGTCCCTGACCTTTTCAAAATTtgaggagaagaaaaccaaTGAGAAAACACGAAAGGTCActactgtgaagaagttcttcactgCTTCCTCCAGAGCAGGAGCTAAGAAGG CAGAGCTCCAAGAATCCAAGTCTCCCAGCCCTTCTATAAACAGGCAGGCTAGCATCGAGACAGATCGAGTATCCAAGGAATTCATAGAATTTCTCAAGACATATCATAAACCAGGACAAGATATCTATAAgcaatgtaaattatttttggaCGCAATGAATCATAAAAGG GACTTAAGTATTGAGGAGCAATCTGAATGTGCCCAGGACTTCTATCAAAATGTAGCAGAGAAATTACAGACACGCTGGAAAG TGCCCCCTGAAAAAGTTGAGAAAGCAATGGATCAGATCGAAAAATATATTATGACTCGACAGTATAAATACGTATTTTGTCCCGAAACAACTGATGATGAGAAGAAGGATCTTGCTGTCCAGAAGAGAATCAG GGCTTTGCACTGGGTAACTCCACAAATGCTGTGTGTTCCTGTCAATGAAGAAATTCCAGAAGTCTCTGATATGGTTGTAAAAGCAATTACAG ATATTATCGAGATGGATTCAAAGCGTGTGCCTCGTGATAAATTAGCATGCATCACCAAGTGCAGCAAGCACATCTTTAATGCTATAAAGATCACAAAAAATGAACCAGCTTCTGCTGATGACTTTCTTCCAACACttatatatattgttttgaaGGGAAACCCACCCCGTCTGCAGTCCAACATTCAATATATAACACGATTCTGTAATCCAAGCAGGTTAATGACAGGAGAAGATGGCTACTATTTTACCAATCTG TGCTGCGCTGTGGCCTTCATTGAAAAACTGGATGCTCAGTCCTTAAATCTAAGCCAAGAGGATTTTGATCGTTTTATGACTGGTCAGACATCCCCGAAGAAGCAAGAATCTGACAGCTGGTCACCGGATGTGTGCCTGGGTGTTAAGCAAATGTATAAAAACTTAGATCTCCTGTCTCAGTTGAATGAGAGACAGGAAAGAATTGTCAGTGAAGCCAAGAAGCTGGAGAAAGACCTGATAGATTGGACTGATGGAGTTGCAAAGGAAGTCCAAGATATTGTTGAGAAATATCCATTAGAAATTAAGCCAAAAAATCAAGCCTTAGCAGCTATTGACtctgaaaatgtggaaaatgacaAGCTGCCCCCACCACTGCAGCCTCAGGTTTATGCAGGATAA
- the RABGEF1 gene encoding rab5 GDP/GTP exchange factor isoform X1: MALRGAEEGAQEENLRRTLEPRKDATLFLAPARVGHRKKMNLKSERRGIHVDQSELLCKKGCGYYGNPAWQGFCSKCWREEYHKARQKQIQEDWELAERLQREEEEAYASSQSTQGAQSLTFSKFEEKKTNEKTRKVTTVKKFFTASSRAGAKKAAQEKIVKQGHLGRERNADNILRDLKEIFTPSWELASPTEVLAGKLKELQESKSPSPSINRQASIETDRVSKEFIEFLKTYHKPGQDIYKQCKLFLDAMNHKRDLSIEEQSECAQDFYQNVAEKLQTRWKVPPEKVEKAMDQIEKYIMTRQYKYVFCPETTDDEKKDLAVQKRIRALHWVTPQMLCVPVNEEIPEVSDMVVKAITDIIEMDSKRVPRDKLACITKCSKHIFNAIKITKNEPASADDFLPTLIYIVLKGNPPRLQSNIQYITRFCNPSRLMTGEDGYYFTNLCCAVAFIEKLDAQSLNLSQEDFDRFMTGQTSPKKQESDSWSPDVCLGVKQMYKNLDLLSQLNERQERIVSEAKKLEKDLIDWTDGVAKEVQDIVEKYPLEIKPKNQALAAIDSENVENDKLPPPLQPQVYAG, encoded by the exons gaagaaaatgaaccTGAAATCTGAACGCAGAGGAATTCACGTTGATCAGTCGGAGCTCCTGTGCAAGAAGGGATGTGGTTACTATGGCaatcctgcttggcagggctTTTGCTCCAAGTGCTGGAGAGAGGAATACCATAAGGCCAGGCAGAAACAGATTCAAGAGGATTGGGAGCTGGCAGAGCG GCTTCAGCGTGAGGAAGAAGAAGCATATGCCAGTAGTCAGAGTACCCAAGGGGCGCAGTCCCTGACCTTTTCAAAATTtgaggagaagaaaaccaaTGAGAAAACACGAAAGGTCActactgtgaagaagttcttcactgCTTCCTCCAGAGCAGGAGCTAAGAAGG cgGCTCAAGAGAAAATCGTTAAGCAAGGACACCTTGGGAGGGAGCGAAATGCTGATAACATTCTCAGGGATTTGAAGGAAATTTTTACTCCCTCCTGGGAACTGGCTTCCCCTACTGAAG TGTTGGCTGGCAAATTGAAAG AGCTCCAAGAATCCAAGTCTCCCAGCCCTTCTATAAACAGGCAGGCTAGCATCGAGACAGATCGAGTATCCAAGGAATTCATAGAATTTCTCAAGACATATCATAAACCAGGACAAGATATCTATAAgcaatgtaaattatttttggaCGCAATGAATCATAAAAGG GACTTAAGTATTGAGGAGCAATCTGAATGTGCCCAGGACTTCTATCAAAATGTAGCAGAGAAATTACAGACACGCTGGAAAG TGCCCCCTGAAAAAGTTGAGAAAGCAATGGATCAGATCGAAAAATATATTATGACTCGACAGTATAAATACGTATTTTGTCCCGAAACAACTGATGATGAGAAGAAGGATCTTGCTGTCCAGAAGAGAATCAG GGCTTTGCACTGGGTAACTCCACAAATGCTGTGTGTTCCTGTCAATGAAGAAATTCCAGAAGTCTCTGATATGGTTGTAAAAGCAATTACAG ATATTATCGAGATGGATTCAAAGCGTGTGCCTCGTGATAAATTAGCATGCATCACCAAGTGCAGCAAGCACATCTTTAATGCTATAAAGATCACAAAAAATGAACCAGCTTCTGCTGATGACTTTCTTCCAACACttatatatattgttttgaaGGGAAACCCACCCCGTCTGCAGTCCAACATTCAATATATAACACGATTCTGTAATCCAAGCAGGTTAATGACAGGAGAAGATGGCTACTATTTTACCAATCTG TGCTGCGCTGTGGCCTTCATTGAAAAACTGGATGCTCAGTCCTTAAATCTAAGCCAAGAGGATTTTGATCGTTTTATGACTGGTCAGACATCCCCGAAGAAGCAAGAATCTGACAGCTGGTCACCGGATGTGTGCCTGGGTGTTAAGCAAATGTATAAAAACTTAGATCTCCTGTCTCAGTTGAATGAGAGACAGGAAAGAATTGTCAGTGAAGCCAAGAAGCTGGAGAAAGACCTGATAGATTGGACTGATGGAGTTGCAAAGGAAGTCCAAGATATTGTTGAGAAATATCCATTAGAAATTAAGCCAAAAAATCAAGCCTTAGCAGCTATTGACtctgaaaatgtggaaaatgacaAGCTGCCCCCACCACTGCAGCCTCAGGTTTATGCAGGATAA
- the RABGEF1 gene encoding rab5 GDP/GTP exchange factor isoform X3 — translation MALRGAEEGAQEENLRRTLEPRKDATLFLAPARVGHRKKMNLKSERRGIHVDQSELLCKKGCGYYGNPAWQGFCSKCWREEYHKARQKQIQEDWELAERLQREEEEAYASSQSTQGAQSLTFSKFEEKKTNEKTRKVTTVKKFFTASSRAGAKKAAQEKIVKQGHLGRERNADNILRDLKEIFTPSWELASPTEELQESKSPSPSINRQASIETDRVSKEFIEFLKTYHKPGQDIYKQCKLFLDAMNHKRDLSIEEQSECAQDFYQNVAEKLQTRWKVPPEKVEKAMDQIEKYIMTRQYKYVFCPETTDDEKKDLAVQKRIRALHWVTPQMLCVPVNEEIPEVSDMVVKAITDIIEMDSKRVPRDKLACITKCSKHIFNAIKITKNEPASADDFLPTLIYIVLKGNPPRLQSNIQYITRFCNPSRLMTGEDGYYFTNLCCAVAFIEKLDAQSLNLSQEDFDRFMTGQTSPKKQESDSWSPDVCLGVKQMYKNLDLLSQLNERQERIVSEAKKLEKDLIDWTDGVAKEVQDIVEKYPLEIKPKNQALAAIDSENVENDKLPPPLQPQVYAG, via the exons gaagaaaatgaaccTGAAATCTGAACGCAGAGGAATTCACGTTGATCAGTCGGAGCTCCTGTGCAAGAAGGGATGTGGTTACTATGGCaatcctgcttggcagggctTTTGCTCCAAGTGCTGGAGAGAGGAATACCATAAGGCCAGGCAGAAACAGATTCAAGAGGATTGGGAGCTGGCAGAGCG GCTTCAGCGTGAGGAAGAAGAAGCATATGCCAGTAGTCAGAGTACCCAAGGGGCGCAGTCCCTGACCTTTTCAAAATTtgaggagaagaaaaccaaTGAGAAAACACGAAAGGTCActactgtgaagaagttcttcactgCTTCCTCCAGAGCAGGAGCTAAGAAGG cgGCTCAAGAGAAAATCGTTAAGCAAGGACACCTTGGGAGGGAGCGAAATGCTGATAACATTCTCAGGGATTTGAAGGAAATTTTTACTCCCTCCTGGGAACTGGCTTCCCCTACTGAAG AGCTCCAAGAATCCAAGTCTCCCAGCCCTTCTATAAACAGGCAGGCTAGCATCGAGACAGATCGAGTATCCAAGGAATTCATAGAATTTCTCAAGACATATCATAAACCAGGACAAGATATCTATAAgcaatgtaaattatttttggaCGCAATGAATCATAAAAGG GACTTAAGTATTGAGGAGCAATCTGAATGTGCCCAGGACTTCTATCAAAATGTAGCAGAGAAATTACAGACACGCTGGAAAG TGCCCCCTGAAAAAGTTGAGAAAGCAATGGATCAGATCGAAAAATATATTATGACTCGACAGTATAAATACGTATTTTGTCCCGAAACAACTGATGATGAGAAGAAGGATCTTGCTGTCCAGAAGAGAATCAG GGCTTTGCACTGGGTAACTCCACAAATGCTGTGTGTTCCTGTCAATGAAGAAATTCCAGAAGTCTCTGATATGGTTGTAAAAGCAATTACAG ATATTATCGAGATGGATTCAAAGCGTGTGCCTCGTGATAAATTAGCATGCATCACCAAGTGCAGCAAGCACATCTTTAATGCTATAAAGATCACAAAAAATGAACCAGCTTCTGCTGATGACTTTCTTCCAACACttatatatattgttttgaaGGGAAACCCACCCCGTCTGCAGTCCAACATTCAATATATAACACGATTCTGTAATCCAAGCAGGTTAATGACAGGAGAAGATGGCTACTATTTTACCAATCTG TGCTGCGCTGTGGCCTTCATTGAAAAACTGGATGCTCAGTCCTTAAATCTAAGCCAAGAGGATTTTGATCGTTTTATGACTGGTCAGACATCCCCGAAGAAGCAAGAATCTGACAGCTGGTCACCGGATGTGTGCCTGGGTGTTAAGCAAATGTATAAAAACTTAGATCTCCTGTCTCAGTTGAATGAGAGACAGGAAAGAATTGTCAGTGAAGCCAAGAAGCTGGAGAAAGACCTGATAGATTGGACTGATGGAGTTGCAAAGGAAGTCCAAGATATTGTTGAGAAATATCCATTAGAAATTAAGCCAAAAAATCAAGCCTTAGCAGCTATTGACtctgaaaatgtggaaaatgacaAGCTGCCCCCACCACTGCAGCCTCAGGTTTATGCAGGATAA